ATGACAAGCCTGCCAGCGTGGCCACCAGGGGCCAATTCGAAAATATTAAGTTTATTTATGCTGAGCTGATCAACACCAGGAATATTTCTGAAAGCTTTAAGCTCCACAGGACTGTCATGAATAAGAAGAAGACCTTTTCTCATTCTAAATCTTCTATTTCTCATTTTACCCTTTGTTCCTCTTAAAGTTTTACTGTCTTTAACTCTTTCTACTTCTTCAGTCagattgaaatttttaaggaGTTCGAAGGCGTCTTTAGTTTTctcaaatttctttaagTCGTCACTGACGACCAAaggaatatttttcaagttTTCGATTTTATGTCCTCTTGATTCTACGAATGAAGTTTTAGCAGATGCTGCGATGCTCATGGCCAAGGCTATTCTTCTTGTATTTAGTACGATTTTTCTGCACCATCTTCTCATTGTAGTAGTAGGATGAGCCATTCTTCCTTTTCTACAGAAATTTGCGAATGCTCCTTGTCCAGATCTTCTTGATCCTCCTCCACCAATTCTTGGGCATCTTGCGATTGCTCTTCCTGTTCCCCATGAGACAGCAGAGTGCTGCATCCCTGCGTCAGGAGAGACAGCGTAT
The DNA window shown above is from Vairimorpha necatrix chromosome 7, complete sequence and carries:
- a CDS encoding ribosomal protein uL4 codes for the protein MDSKINIYELDGNTVKSTVNLPDVFSVDIRSDIIEQVHSLERLNLRQPYAVSPDAGMQHSAVSWGTGRAIARCPRIGGGGSRRSGQGAFANFCRKGRMAHPTTTMRRWCRKIVLNTRRIALAMSIAASAKTSFVESRGHKIENLKNIPLVVSDDLKKFEKTKDAFELLKNFNLTEEVERVKDSKTLRGTKGKMRNRRFRMRKGLLLIHDSPVELKAFRNIPGVDQLSINKLNIFELAPGGHAGRLVMWTESAFKKLEKLFGKFNEESRILKKFTLPKKMITTDSLEELFLSKEVQAVLNEPAYIPEFSPRKTEEEIAEGEKFISMFDSERILSK